The Pyrus communis chromosome 9, drPyrComm1.1, whole genome shotgun sequence genome has a segment encoding these proteins:
- the LOC137745533 gene encoding uncharacterized protein — protein MALVKACKQQLQAMRDNGWDAWLDKVSSFCVKHDIDIPDMNDIFVARGRSRPCLSPDDSFLAFDIEKLVRLAQFYPKDFSDMELTLLEDELKNYIFDMRLHNEFSALKGINSLAQKLVETKRDRQYPLVYLLVKLALILPVATASVEKAFSVMKIVKNPHRNRMGK, from the exons ATGGCTTTAGTCAAAGCATGTAAGCAACAACTACAAGCAATGAGGGATAATGGATGGGATGCTTGGCTTGATaaagtttcttctttttgtgtcaagcatgatattgatattCCTGATATGAATGATATCTTTGTAGCTCGAGGGAGGTCACGGC CATGCTTAAGCCCAGATGACTCATTCTTAGCTTTTGACATTGAAAAGTTAGTTCGACTTGCACAATTTTATCCAAAAGATTTTTCTGATATGGAGCTCACACTTCTTgaagatgaattgaagaattatATTTTTGATATGCGTTTGCATAATGAATTTTCTGCGTTGAAAGGAATTAATAGCCTTGCACAAAAGTTGGTGGAGACAAAGAGGGATAGACAGTATCCCTTGGTGTACTTGCTAGTAAAATTAGCATTGATTTTACCTGTTGCGACTGCTTCAGTTGAAAAAGCTTTTTCGGTGATGAAAATTGTGAAGAATCCACATCGTAATAGGATGGGTAAATGA
- the LOC137745872 gene encoding transcription factor MYB61-like, producing the protein MGRHSCCYKQKLRKGLWSPEEDEKLLNYITKHGHGCWSSVPKLAGLQRCGKSCRLRWINYLRPDLKRGPFSPQEENLIVELHAVLGNRWSQIAAQLPGRTDNEIKNLWNSCIKKKLRQRGIDPNTHKLLSEVLHQNIDTETNNNNNIKLSPTYKSNEKASEGSNELSLVEAVSSKHPPSASENRFNPVEVSSTSKLISSNGGSSSKSLTHEGSISSCRPCDFVGYFSFPHQNNQNNYGSSSDMGLQAVNQNTTFSFLNQNPEFLQPSMSSSSAIFTASPPPPPTRVKPSISLPSDNSSTWDSIANNSNSSGGGYFDNSAAFSWWPPEAVKSNDPEEIKWSEYLHNTSFLMGNHQTSQPASYSEMKPESQSHILSNSWSATSWHPQNHQHQHQQALQASEMYTKDLQRLAVAFGQTL; encoded by the exons ATGGGGAGGCACTCTTGTTGCTACAAGCAGAAGCTAAGGAAAGGCCTCTGGTCTCCTGAAGAGGATGAGAAGCTTCTCAATTACATCACCAAGCATGGCCATGGCTGCTGGAGCTCAGTCCCTAAATTAGCAG GTCTGCAGAGGTGTGGGAAGAGCTGCAGGTTAAGGTGGATAAATTACCTGAGGCCTGATTTGAAGAGAGGACCATTCTCACCGCAAGAAGAGAATTTGATAGTAGAACTCCATGCAGTTCTTGGCAACAg ATGGTCTCAGATTGCAGCCCAGTTACCAGGAAGAACAGACAACGAGATTAAAAATCTATGGAATTCCTGCATTAAGAAGAAGCTGAGGCAAAGAGGCATTGACCCCAACACTCACAAACTACTCTCAGAAGTGCTTCATCAAAATATTGACACAGAAActaacaacaataataatattaagcTCTCCCCAACTTACAAGAGTAATGAGAAGGCCTCTGAGGGATCCAATGAGCTGAGCTTGGTTGAGGCAGTGAGTTCAAAGCACCCACCTTCAGCGTCCGAAAACAGGTTCAACCCTGTTGAAGTTTCCTCCACCTCCAAACTCATCAGCAGCAATGGCGGCAGCAGCAGCAAAAGTTTGACACATGAAGGCTCCATCAGTAGTTGCAGGCCTTGTGATtttgtgggttacttttctttTCCTCATCAAAATAACCAGAACAATTATGGGTCGTCGTCAGATATGGGGCTGCAGGCAGTAAATCAAAACACCACTTTCAGCTTCCTCAATCAAAATCCAGAGTTCCTGCAACCGTCCATGTCATCAAGCTCCGCCATTTTCACcgcctctcctcctcctcctcccacaCGTGTGAAGCCTTCGATCAGCCTCCCATCTGATAACTCCTCCACCTGGGACTCCATTGCCAACAACAGCAACAGCAGCGGCGGCGGCTATTTCGACAACTCTGCAGCCTTTTCTTGGTGGCCTCCGGAGGCGGTAAAATCCAACGACCCAGAAGAGATCAAATGGTCTGAATATCTCCACAACACCTCATTTCTgatgggaaaccaccaaacctcTCAGCCTGCTAGTTACTCAGAAATGAAACCAGAATCCCAGTCACACATTTTATCAAACAGTTGGAGTGCAACATCTTGGCACCCCCAAAACCACCAGCACCAGCACCAGCAAGCTTTACAAGCTTCAGAGATGTACACAAAGGATCTTCAGAGACTTGCCGTAGCTTTTGGACAAACCCTTtag